A genomic segment from Malus domestica chromosome 05, GDT2T_hap1 encodes:
- the LOC103403664 gene encoding disease resistance protein RPV1-like, protein MGVCLVDIPSYFPCLDELSYLNLTDCTTLKYVPEMPSSIEYLHLDSTAIEELPSSVCSLEKIRCLELPKNIPVLDLSGAATTCKNLVSLPETICKLKSLKRLDLSGTTIKNLPASIGNMKSLEKLGLNGTAIESVPASIGDLKSLEKLDLSGTTIKSLPASIGNLKSLKKLDLSGSAIESLPASIGNLESLEKLDLTGTTIKSLPASIGNLKSLKKLDLCGSAIESLPASIGNLESLEKLDLSGSAIESLPARIGNLKSLEKLDPSGSAIESLPASIGNLKSLEKLDPSGSAIESLPASIGNLESLEKLDLSRSAIESLPASIGNLKSLEKLDLSGTANKCLPASIKEASRLICLRLTNCRSLESLPELPGVRWLQAHGCTSLNKVLSSKIALTLGGMNIKILKDFKSNLHFQIA, encoded by the coding sequence ATGGGTGTTTGTCTGGTTGACATTCCTTCGTATTTTCCATGTCTCGACGAGCTTAGTTATCTTAACCTGACAGACTGCACCACACTCAAATATGTTCCGGAGATGCCAAGCAGTATTGAGTACTTACATTTAGATAGCACTGCAATAGAGGAATTGCCGTCATCAGTTTGTTCTCTTGAAAAAATTCGATGCTTGGAGCTTCCCAAGAATATACCAGTATTAGACTTGAGTGGGGCAGCGACTACTTGCAAAAATCTTGTGAGTCTCCCAGAGAccatttgtaaattaaaatcTCTGAAGAGACTTGATCTGAGTGGAACCACAATAAAAAACCTACCTGCAAGCATTGGTAATATGAAATCTCTTGAGAAACTTGGTCTGAATGGAACTGCAATTGAAAGCGTACCTGCAAGCATTGGAGATTTGAAATCTCTTGAGAAACTTGATCTGAGTGGAACCACAATTAAAAGCCTACCTGCAAGCATTGGTAATTTGAAATCTCTTAAGAAACTTGATCTGAGTGGAAGTGCAATTGAAAGCCTACCTGCAAGCATAGGTAATTTGGAATCTCTTGAGAAACTTGATCTGACTGGAACCACAATTAAAAGCCTACCTGCAAGCATTGGTAATTTGAAATCTCTTAAGAAACTTGATCTGTGTGGAAGTGCAATTGAAAGCCTACCTGCAAGCATTGGTAATTTGGAATCTCTTGAGAAACTTGATCTGAGTGGAAGCGCAATTGAAAGCCTACCTGCAAGAATTGGAAATTTGAAATCTCTTGAGAAACTTGATCCGAGTGGAAGCGCAATTGAAAGCCTACCTGCAAGCATTGGTAATTTGAAATCTCTTGAGAAACTTGATCCAAGTGGAAGTGCAATTGAAAGCCTACCTGCAAGCATTGGTAATTTGGAATCTCTTGAGAAACTTGATCTGAGTAGAAGCGCAATTGAAAGCCTACCTGCAAGCATTGGTAATTTGAAATCTCTTGAAAAACTTGATCTGAGTGGAACTGCGAACAAGTGCCTACCCGCAAGCATCAAAGAAGCTTCTCGGCTGATTTGTCTGCGGTTAACCAATTGCAGGAGCCTTGAATCTTTACCAGAGCTCCCAGGGGTACGTTGGCTTCAAGCACATGGCTGCACGTCACTCAACAAAGTGTTGAGTTCAAAGATTGCCCTTACATTAGGTGGGATGAATATAAAAATTCTCAAGGACTTCAAGAGCAACTTACATTTTCAAATTGCATAG